A portion of the Coraliomargarita parva genome contains these proteins:
- a CDS encoding metal-dependent transcriptional regulator, which yields MPSSTVEDYIKQIYLVAEKSPSGVVPMGRVAEALSVVPGTATTMVKTLADAGLVLYEPRVGVRLTEQGRSLALHVLRRHRLLEQFLVEVLDFDWSEVHDEAERMEHVVSDLLLERIDKYLGHPTEDPHGDPIPSAAGVLHDGGFQSLAECPIGEPLAVARISDQDTEFLQYIAQAGLNPGVSLKVTARSEAAESVCLAVGEGADSLTLGLGAAGKVLVRSFA from the coding sequence ATGCCCAGCTCTACCGTCGAAGATTACATCAAGCAGATCTATCTCGTGGCCGAGAAGTCGCCCAGCGGGGTGGTGCCGATGGGGCGGGTTGCGGAAGCGCTGAGCGTCGTGCCGGGGACTGCGACGACTATGGTCAAGACGCTGGCCGACGCGGGGTTGGTGCTTTACGAGCCCCGGGTCGGGGTCCGTCTGACCGAGCAGGGCCGTTCGCTCGCACTCCATGTTTTGCGCCGGCATCGCTTGCTGGAACAGTTTCTGGTCGAAGTCCTGGATTTTGACTGGTCGGAGGTGCATGATGAAGCGGAACGCATGGAGCATGTCGTGTCGGACCTGCTGCTCGAGCGGATCGACAAGTATCTGGGACATCCCACCGAGGATCCCCATGGCGACCCGATCCCCTCGGCTGCGGGTGTGTTGCATGACGGTGGATTCCAGAGTCTGGCAGAATGCCCCATCGGCGAGCCTCTGGCGGTTGCCCGTATCAGCGACCAGGATACGGAGTTTTTACAGTACATTGCCCAGGCAGGCTTGAATCCCGGCGTCTCCCTTAAAGTGACGGCACGCAGCGAAGCGGCCGAATCCGTCTGCCTGGCAGTGGGAGAGGGGGCCGATTCGTTGACATTGGGGCTTGGCGCTGCCGGCAAGGTGTTGGTCCGGTCCTTTGCCTAG
- a CDS encoding helix-turn-helix transcriptional regulator, which translates to MTQANSTASESIRIHLVDGVSGPACPFQPACDLELGLAEGFATAELVHFKPGLSLLRIRVAEDAPVLPRLDFGGNYLLTGFIHSGSAVFHFSNGHRHAGNIHEWFQFHCESLEIEGHRGQKLEWAGLLCTDEALSSLLAIEHPGGTPAEIQSNGSISGGVLNTGQRELAHQIIRLPAQGLGSRLHLEGTSLTWLAEQLFRPTGSQNVPAINAQDRDTLEDVAAYLGDTLDADHSIASLALRFGLNESKLKQGFKSQFERTVFGYLRELRMERAKSFLRQDRMSVIEVANAVGYSNASHFARAFKEHTGLLPKGFQCLHRAR; encoded by the coding sequence ATGACACAGGCAAACTCCACCGCCAGCGAATCAATCCGGATCCATCTCGTCGATGGTGTCTCGGGTCCGGCGTGCCCTTTTCAGCCGGCCTGTGACTTGGAACTAGGGCTGGCGGAAGGCTTTGCGACGGCCGAGCTGGTTCATTTCAAACCCGGACTATCGCTGCTACGCATCAGAGTCGCGGAAGACGCCCCCGTCCTCCCCCGTCTGGATTTCGGGGGCAATTACCTGCTCACAGGCTTCATTCACAGTGGCAGCGCGGTTTTTCATTTTTCCAACGGCCATCGACATGCGGGCAACATCCACGAGTGGTTCCAGTTCCACTGCGAGAGCCTTGAGATCGAGGGCCACCGGGGCCAAAAACTGGAATGGGCCGGCCTGCTCTGCACCGACGAAGCCCTCTCCTCCCTTCTGGCCATTGAACATCCGGGCGGTACACCTGCGGAAATACAATCCAATGGCAGTATTTCCGGCGGGGTGTTGAATACGGGGCAGCGCGAACTGGCCCATCAAATCATCCGCTTGCCCGCCCAAGGCCTGGGCTCCCGACTCCACCTTGAAGGCACCAGCCTGACCTGGCTGGCGGAACAACTATTCCGCCCGACGGGAAGTCAAAATGTACCCGCCATCAATGCCCAGGACCGCGACACCTTGGAAGATGTAGCCGCATATCTGGGCGACACCCTGGATGCCGACCACTCCATCGCATCGCTGGCACTGCGCTTCGGCCTGAACGAATCAAAGCTCAAACAGGGCTTCAAGTCACAGTTCGAGCGCACGGTGTTCGGCTATCTGCGCGAACTCCGGATGGAAAGGGCGAAATCCTTTCTCCGGCAGGACCGCATGAGCGTGATCGAGGTGGCCAATGCGGTGGGTTATTCCAATGCGAGCCACTTTGCACGGGCCTTCAAGGAGCATACCGGCCTCTTACCCAAGGGCTTCCAGTGCCTGCACCGCGCACGCTGA
- a CDS encoding shikimate kinase, with amino-acid sequence MKSLKQNAMPNLYLVGFMGVGKSVIGRRVARALGFRFYDSDAEIEKKAGKSIPQIFESEGEAAFRAYERAYIEAGHPARNCVVSCGGGLVVQPGMRELLRSKGVVVCLFASVESILERTGRNKNRPLLNVANPEAKIRQLLSEREPIYMDAGPCISTDGRSIAEVVQHLERTYRSCAKDPRRCCGKNAPEVAGA; translated from the coding sequence ATGAAGTCATTGAAGCAGAATGCCATGCCCAACCTGTATCTGGTCGGGTTCATGGGGGTCGGCAAATCCGTCATTGGGAGACGGGTGGCTCGTGCCCTGGGGTTTCGCTTCTATGATTCGGATGCCGAGATCGAGAAGAAAGCAGGGAAGAGCATTCCCCAGATTTTCGAGAGCGAAGGGGAGGCTGCATTTCGTGCCTACGAGCGCGCCTATATTGAGGCGGGGCATCCCGCCCGGAATTGTGTCGTTTCCTGTGGGGGGGGCTTGGTCGTTCAACCGGGGATGCGGGAGCTCCTTCGATCCAAAGGAGTGGTGGTATGCCTGTTTGCTTCGGTCGAGAGTATTCTGGAGCGAACCGGCCGGAATAAAAACCGTCCGCTCTTAAACGTGGCAAATCCGGAGGCCAAGATCCGGCAGTTGTTATCCGAGCGAGAGCCGATTTACATGGATGCCGGTCCGTGTATTTCGACCGATGGCCGCTCCATCGCGGAGGTGGTACAACATCTGGAGCGGACCTACAGATCTTGTGCGAAGGATCCGCGCCGTTGCTGCGGTAAAAATGCGCCGGAAGTCGCCGGCGCCTAA
- a CDS encoding acyl-CoA thioesterase produces MITSILPVRVRYAETDRMNVVHHSNYLIWFESVRIQMLDELGLPYKDLEERGFMIPVLGASLRYLKPAFFDDRLKVYLFMREKARAKFHFDYEVRRDGELLATGSTTHGFMDAQGKGLRPPTEFVEKLEEAWKV; encoded by the coding sequence ATGATCACTTCCATCCTTCCAGTCCGCGTCCGCTATGCCGAAACCGACCGCATGAATGTGGTCCATCACAGCAATTACCTGATCTGGTTCGAATCCGTCCGGATCCAGATGCTCGACGAACTCGGCCTCCCTTACAAAGACCTGGAGGAACGCGGCTTCATGATCCCCGTGCTCGGTGCCAGCCTGCGCTACCTGAAGCCTGCATTCTTCGACGACCGCCTGAAGGTCTATCTTTTCATGCGGGAAAAAGCCCGCGCCAAATTCCACTTCGACTACGAGGTACGGCGCGATGGCGAGCTGCTGGCAACCGGTTCCACCACCCACGGCTTCATGGATGCCCAGGGCAAGGGCCTTCGACCGCCCACGGAATTCGTCGAAAAGCTGGAAGAAGCCTGGAAGGTGTAG
- a CDS encoding YggS family pyridoxal phosphate-dependent enzyme, which translates to MISLDEFKQNLASVCARMDAACLAAGRDPASVQLLPVTKNHPEAAPEYVAACGLGAVGENRVQEAVAKQAACTASLRWELIGHLQSNKAKEAVAHFDRVQSVDSLKLIQRLNRMAADSGKCLPILLQFNTGEDPNKYGFSCNEADAVLEAALACPHLQVEGFMTIAPLDDDLEVAKVAFDGLRALRDRLADSFQVPLSELSMGMTGDLEVAITAGSTQIRVGTALFGSRGY; encoded by the coding sequence ATGATTTCATTGGACGAATTTAAGCAGAACTTGGCATCGGTGTGTGCCCGAATGGACGCCGCCTGTCTGGCGGCCGGGCGCGATCCCGCTTCCGTTCAGTTATTGCCGGTGACCAAAAATCATCCCGAGGCCGCCCCGGAATATGTGGCCGCCTGTGGATTGGGCGCAGTCGGGGAGAACCGGGTTCAGGAGGCGGTTGCGAAGCAGGCAGCCTGTACGGCATCCCTGCGTTGGGAGCTGATTGGGCATTTGCAGTCGAACAAGGCGAAGGAGGCGGTGGCCCATTTCGACCGCGTGCAGTCGGTGGATTCGCTCAAATTGATCCAGCGCCTGAACCGAATGGCTGCTGATTCGGGGAAGTGTCTGCCCATTCTGCTGCAGTTTAATACTGGAGAGGATCCCAATAAATATGGCTTTTCCTGCAACGAGGCCGATGCGGTTCTCGAAGCTGCCTTGGCCTGTCCGCATTTGCAAGTAGAGGGGTTCATGACCATTGCGCCGCTCGACGACGACCTGGAGGTGGCCAAGGTCGCATTTGATGGCTTGCGTGCATTGCGCGACCGACTGGCCGACAGTTTTCAAGTGCCCTTGTCCGAGCTGTCCATGGGCATGACCGGCGACCTTGAAGTGGCGATCACAGCGGGGTCGACCCAGATCCGGGTCGGGACCGCGCTGTTCGGCAGCCGGGGCTATTAG
- a CDS encoding TonB family protein, with protein sequence MYISEYPTQSKQPGAILAGMVFTSLVMLAVSLVSLEPEQAENITLPVQELSFAAPPQPVTPAQEEPQPPTPTDYEIELVPTRPELAIAPLRLEMPDAKPDTQLKQPLLSVPQLQNLLADIERILESTELDQAPVLLNLPDFRYPAELSRQGIQRARIVVRVIIDERGQARLEEIVSSSHPALEKLARRIVSKTRFTPPTYNGEAVKARYDWPLVLSAPS encoded by the coding sequence ATGTATATCAGCGAATATCCAACCCAGAGCAAACAGCCAGGAGCCATTCTAGCCGGAATGGTTTTTACCTCACTGGTCATGCTGGCCGTCAGCCTCGTCTCCTTGGAGCCGGAGCAGGCCGAAAACATCACCCTGCCCGTTCAGGAATTGAGCTTTGCCGCGCCCCCTCAACCGGTGACACCCGCACAGGAGGAGCCACAGCCCCCAACGCCGACCGATTATGAGATCGAGTTGGTCCCGACCCGTCCGGAACTCGCCATCGCACCGCTTCGGCTCGAAATGCCGGATGCCAAGCCGGACACCCAGTTGAAACAACCGCTGTTATCCGTCCCTCAACTGCAAAACCTGCTCGCCGACATCGAGCGCATCCTGGAGTCGACCGAACTCGACCAGGCCCCGGTCCTATTGAACCTTCCGGACTTCCGCTACCCGGCTGAGTTGAGCCGCCAAGGCATCCAACGCGCGCGCATCGTCGTACGCGTCATTATCGACGAAAGAGGCCAGGCCCGGCTTGAGGAAATCGTCTCCAGCAGCCATCCCGCCCTGGAAAAGCTCGCCCGGCGCATCGTTTCCAAGACACGTTTCACCCCGCCAACCTACAATGGTGAAGCGGTCAAGGCGCGTTACGACTGGCCACTCGTCCTCTCGGCACCAAGCTGA
- a CDS encoding MFS transporter: MWVQSSRTRRNLRYSSIDAIFSTPWSLLSLPGSFLMAGLLNAYFQIGPFWFGLLCAMPALANALQIVMVPFIARYMAVRDFTLCHGWMNLGIWLSGLVGIAFIPRDNPDLAGWFFTCLFALGSTTLSLLVMGWTAWVGDFVPVEIRGRYMGRRNRFASIATLSFMCLSILMLELLDASRIAYIILVAVAVFARMAAMYIQHLIQSPDPTGGQVASANWAKELSALKEHKPLMRFVCYGMASGFFMAGMGALVPIYALDQLGASPAQFTSFSIAGTISGALGVRLWGEMIDRHGAVPIMLISFIAWRIGDMGWLFITPDALFWMYPMWISGGLMAIGYLLGSFNLLLKLIPKHSRTAGISLNLTVTSIAATIAPILIGWILNKAGQLDWNIPLTYRCLMAICLTGCLLSTLIIRGIKEPQTKPELNTIQGAMRTIRQLTVNQGLNFISNASFIVRRKR; the protein is encoded by the coding sequence ATGTGGGTTCAATCCAGTCGTACCCGTCGCAACCTGCGCTATAGCTCGATCGACGCGATCTTCTCAACGCCCTGGTCGCTGCTCTCCCTCCCCGGCAGCTTTCTCATGGCCGGGCTGCTCAACGCCTATTTCCAAATCGGACCGTTCTGGTTTGGCCTTCTCTGCGCCATGCCGGCACTGGCCAACGCCCTTCAAATCGTCATGGTCCCCTTTATCGCGCGCTACATGGCGGTCCGCGATTTCACACTTTGCCACGGCTGGATGAATCTCGGTATCTGGCTGAGCGGTCTCGTCGGTATCGCGTTTATCCCGAGGGATAATCCGGACCTGGCCGGCTGGTTCTTCACCTGCCTCTTCGCTCTCGGCTCGACCACGCTCTCACTGCTGGTCATGGGCTGGACCGCCTGGGTCGGCGACTTTGTCCCGGTCGAGATCCGGGGCCGTTACATGGGGCGCCGCAACCGTTTCGCCAGCATCGCCACGCTGTCTTTCATGTGCCTGAGTATCCTCATGCTTGAGCTGCTCGATGCGTCGCGGATCGCCTACATTATCCTCGTCGCCGTCGCGGTCTTTGCCCGCATGGCTGCCATGTACATACAACACTTGATCCAGTCGCCGGACCCCACCGGCGGTCAAGTGGCCAGCGCCAACTGGGCCAAGGAACTAAGCGCCCTCAAGGAGCACAAACCGCTCATGCGTTTCGTCTGCTATGGTATGGCCTCCGGCTTTTTCATGGCCGGCATGGGGGCTCTGGTACCAATCTATGCACTGGACCAGTTGGGCGCCAGCCCCGCCCAATTTACAAGCTTCAGCATTGCGGGCACCATCTCCGGCGCACTCGGTGTACGCCTCTGGGGCGAGATGATCGACCGGCACGGAGCCGTGCCCATCATGCTGATCTCCTTCATCGCGTGGCGCATCGGTGACATGGGCTGGCTTTTCATCACACCGGATGCGCTCTTCTGGATGTATCCCATGTGGATTTCAGGTGGCCTGATGGCGATCGGTTACCTGCTCGGGAGCTTCAACCTCCTGCTCAAGCTGATTCCGAAACACAGCCGCACTGCGGGCATCAGCCTGAACCTGACCGTTACCTCGATCGCCGCCACGATCGCACCGATCCTGATAGGCTGGATTTTGAACAAGGCCGGCCAACTGGATTGGAATATCCCCTTAACGTATCGTTGCCTGATGGCGATCTGCCTCACCGGGTGCCTGCTCTCGACCCTCATCATACGGGGCATCAAAGAGCCGCAAACCAAGCCCGAGTTGAATACGATTCAAGGAGCCATGCGGACAATCCGCCAGTTGACCGTCAACCAGGGACTCAATTTTATCAGCAACGCCAGCTTTATCGTCCGCAGGAAACGATAG
- a CDS encoding LysR family transcriptional regulator produces MHVENLKIFSDLVESESFSRAAKLNGITQSAVSQQLRAMEKHFNILIVDRSQKQFRLTREGQKLYKSSKEILYLYDKLNSELQEMKKVISGTIHISTVYSIGLHELPPYVKAFMAKYPEVNIRVEYRRANMVYEDILSNSIDLGLIAYPQKHKQLEILPFHDDILVLVVSPDHPLANDKVVDLKDLAGEKFIGFEPDIPTRKATDQIFREANIEADPVMEFDNVETVKRAVEINAGIAILPQTTVVREEAQGLLKVIKFKNKTFKRPLALIHRKGRVLTPAMKKLIELLTSKNLIPADE; encoded by the coding sequence ATGCACGTTGAGAATCTGAAAATATTTTCTGACCTGGTCGAAAGCGAGAGCTTTTCTCGCGCCGCCAAACTGAATGGCATTACCCAGTCCGCAGTCAGCCAGCAGCTGCGTGCAATGGAAAAGCACTTCAACATCCTGATCGTGGACCGCAGCCAGAAGCAGTTTCGCCTCACTCGCGAGGGCCAAAAGCTGTACAAGTCGTCCAAAGAAATTCTTTATCTCTACGACAAGCTGAACAGCGAGCTGCAAGAGATGAAGAAGGTCATCAGCGGCACCATTCACATCTCTACGGTCTACAGTATCGGCCTGCATGAATTGCCCCCCTACGTGAAGGCCTTCATGGCGAAATATCCCGAAGTCAACATCCGGGTGGAATATCGACGGGCCAACATGGTGTACGAAGACATCCTTTCCAATTCCATCGATCTCGGCTTGATCGCCTACCCGCAGAAGCACAAGCAACTGGAGATTCTGCCCTTCCACGACGACATCCTCGTACTCGTGGTCAGCCCGGACCACCCGCTGGCCAACGACAAGGTGGTCGACCTGAAAGACCTGGCGGGCGAAAAGTTCATTGGCTTTGAGCCGGACATCCCGACCCGCAAGGCGACCGATCAGATTTTCCGCGAGGCCAATATCGAGGCGGACCCGGTCATGGAATTCGACAATGTCGAAACCGTGAAGCGCGCCGTCGAGATCAATGCAGGCATCGCCATTCTCCCGCAAACCACCGTGGTCCGCGAAGAAGCCCAGGGCTTGCTCAAGGTTATCAAGTTCAAGAACAAGACATTCAAGCGACCGCTCGCACTGATTCACCGGAAGGGCCGAGTCCTCACCCCGGCAATGAAGAAGCTGATCGAGCTCCTGACCTCAAAGAACCTGATTCCGGCCGACGAATAA
- a CDS encoding SO_0444 family Cu/Zn efflux transporter, with amino-acid sequence MSDFLLRFAHNTWDLVAEMAPYLLFGFAIAGLLHLLIRREVIQRMLGKPGIAGVIKASLLGVPMPLCSCSVIPVAASLRQHGASRGATASFLSSTPQTGVDSILATYALMGGLFTAVRVAVAFVCGMVSGFLVDLCTKGAKDAPKQTPEPGTKTPEPALKPGNLSLAPAQGGNLSGFSLAPTAPAAKKSCCCESEGEPEKKSSCCQEETAAEASCCCSHESNDGEKRSFAQAMRYGLITLPADLANALIIGLVLAGLIGTLLPDDLFQGALSGGVLAFLIATAISLPLYVCATASIPMAYALMAAGLSPGAALVFLIVGPATNTATIVAVWKMLGQKGTVIYVASLVVVSWTAGFLFNAALNQELASAQAHQHEALHPALWQHLSGIGLVALLLLARWTSRRKKSRKGQAQASEGKSCCHA; translated from the coding sequence ATGAGCGATTTTCTGCTTCGTTTTGCACACAACACTTGGGATCTGGTAGCCGAGATGGCGCCCTATCTACTCTTCGGTTTTGCGATCGCGGGGCTCTTGCACCTGCTCATTCGACGCGAAGTGATCCAGCGCATGCTGGGCAAGCCCGGAATCGCGGGGGTGATCAAAGCCAGCCTCCTCGGGGTCCCCATGCCCCTTTGCTCCTGTTCCGTCATTCCGGTCGCCGCCTCCCTGAGGCAACACGGGGCGAGTCGGGGAGCCACCGCATCTTTTCTCAGCTCCACCCCGCAAACCGGCGTGGACAGCATACTGGCAACCTACGCACTCATGGGGGGCCTATTCACAGCAGTACGGGTGGCCGTGGCCTTTGTCTGCGGGATGGTTAGCGGCTTTCTGGTCGATTTGTGCACCAAGGGAGCGAAGGACGCCCCCAAGCAAACGCCCGAACCTGGCACGAAAACACCCGAACCTGCCCTCAAACCGGGTAATCTTTCCCTCGCACCGGCCCAAGGTGGCAACCTGTCCGGCTTCAGCTTAGCCCCCACGGCACCGGCCGCGAAGAAATCCTGCTGTTGCGAATCCGAAGGGGAACCGGAAAAGAAATCGAGCTGCTGCCAGGAGGAAACGGCTGCCGAGGCGTCCTGTTGCTGCAGCCACGAGAGCAACGACGGTGAAAAGCGCAGCTTTGCTCAGGCCATGCGTTACGGGCTCATCACCTTGCCGGCCGATCTGGCCAATGCCCTGATCATCGGCCTCGTGCTCGCCGGCCTGATCGGCACCCTCCTTCCGGATGACCTCTTTCAAGGTGCGCTCAGCGGCGGTGTGCTCGCATTCCTCATCGCGACCGCCATCAGCCTGCCGCTCTATGTCTGCGCGACCGCTTCCATCCCGATGGCTTACGCCCTCATGGCCGCAGGCCTCTCCCCCGGGGCGGCACTGGTTTTCCTCATCGTCGGTCCGGCCACGAATACCGCCACCATCGTCGCCGTCTGGAAAATGCTGGGGCAGAAAGGTACGGTTATTTATGTCGCCAGTCTAGTCGTGGTCTCCTGGACCGCAGGCTTCCTTTTCAATGCCGCTCTCAATCAGGAGCTGGCATCGGCCCAAGCCCACCAGCATGAGGCGCTGCATCCCGCACTCTGGCAACACCTGTCCGGGATCGGGCTCGTCGCGCTGCTCCTGCTCGCGCGATGGACGAGCCGGCGCAAAAAAAGCAGGAAGGGGCAGGCCCAGGCGAGCGAAGGCAAGTCCTGCTGCCACGCCTAG
- a CDS encoding M16 family metallopeptidase: MKQFLPLLALAFSIACQTASGLPAGIRHVQTLDGIEEYRLEQNGLRVLLYPNEGLPVATVMVTYEVGSRNESLGTTGATHILEHMMFKGTEAHTPEAGNDYSSEMERIGARSNATTYYDRTNYYAILPSSDVPAAIELEADRMRNLRLRDEDLASEMTVVRNEYERGENSPVSTLIKEIFATAYVAHPYNHPVIGWRSDIENTSTTKLRGFYDTFYWPENAVLSVIGGFDKAATLQAVADAYGIIPQAPAAIPEMDTEEPEQLGPRRLIVERSGQVGVVMIAYKVPEGTHPDWASLILIDEILTADKTGRLYRALEDKGKASATFAYGPMLRDPSLFVFCAYLTPDATHEETETIILEEIQNFIENGASEDELARAKSVVRASEIYGRDGPYAIADQLNDAIAMGDWTSYVNLPKAIEAVQVADLQAVAKKYFTARSSTTGWYVPSSHKAMASLSPHRGLQYYREPGLELFEPHQAETDTDNTPPAPGASQVNFSEKMQVADVNGIQVIAIGMPVEGIVSFVGSIAAGDSFSPESAPTLAGMTASMLDKGTQKQDRFAIAEKLDQLGAGISFGTGAHSLSFSGKFLRPDAGAVMDLLAEQLREPAFDPKVLESLKSRSIAGFLQAMDSPDYRAEAELSRLLYEPGHPNYTTPLESLMEGVKGTTVEDLATFHKQYYGPKSLRLVFAGDIDFEQLKAAVASAFDGWEGGVDYRTVADGQQPRTSQVEKITIPDKTSVSVRFGQTTGLQRTAPDYIPFMVGNYILGGSFQSRLNTEVRKNRGLTYHIRSYHEGDILTPGNWALQASFAPSMLEEGITATQSVINEWYAKGVSEAEVRAAVTTLSGSYLVGLSTTASVAGQVHSFVQRGFAPEYIDAYPLQLKGLDAPQVNQAIHQYFDPSALVEVAAGSINAPQPASSSATRKVSVRLDTPDAGWKIRIEKVYQSGDAILVLSKLSHSGEIASQVITTVADSVPLPLDRELPARHYILGKNWNWGDDSSGYQFIDSADAIRESLEGATLLYEAP; encoded by the coding sequence ATGAAGCAATTCCTACCTCTTCTCGCCCTTGCATTCAGCATCGCCTGTCAAACGGCCTCCGGCCTGCCGGCGGGGATCCGCCATGTACAGACCCTCGATGGCATCGAGGAATACCGTCTGGAACAAAACGGTCTTCGCGTACTGCTCTACCCGAATGAGGGGCTGCCGGTGGCCACCGTCATGGTCACGTACGAAGTCGGCTCCCGCAATGAATCCCTGGGAACGACCGGAGCGACCCATATTCTGGAGCATATGATGTTCAAGGGCACGGAGGCGCATACTCCCGAAGCCGGCAACGACTATTCATCGGAAATGGAGCGAATCGGAGCGCGGTCCAACGCCACGACGTACTACGACCGCACCAACTACTACGCCATCCTCCCCAGTTCCGATGTTCCCGCGGCAATCGAACTGGAAGCAGACCGCATGCGCAACCTGCGGCTTCGGGACGAAGACCTGGCCTCCGAAATGACCGTGGTGCGTAATGAATACGAACGCGGCGAGAACAGCCCGGTCAGCACCCTGATCAAAGAGATCTTTGCCACTGCTTATGTGGCCCACCCCTACAACCATCCCGTAATTGGCTGGCGCTCGGACATTGAGAACACCTCGACGACCAAGCTCCGCGGATTTTACGACACCTTTTACTGGCCGGAAAACGCGGTGCTGAGTGTCATTGGTGGCTTTGACAAGGCGGCCACGCTGCAGGCCGTGGCCGACGCCTACGGCATCATCCCCCAAGCCCCTGCTGCCATACCGGAGATGGACACGGAGGAGCCGGAACAACTGGGTCCGCGCCGCCTGATCGTGGAGCGAAGCGGCCAGGTGGGCGTGGTCATGATTGCCTATAAGGTTCCGGAAGGCACCCACCCGGACTGGGCTTCGCTCATTCTCATCGACGAGATTCTGACAGCCGATAAGACCGGTCGCCTCTACCGTGCACTCGAAGACAAGGGCAAGGCCAGCGCGACCTTTGCCTACGGTCCCATGCTGCGGGATCCCAGCCTCTTCGTTTTTTGCGCCTACCTGACCCCCGATGCGACTCATGAGGAGACCGAGACCATAATCCTCGAGGAAATACAGAATTTTATCGAAAATGGAGCCAGTGAAGACGAACTGGCCCGGGCCAAATCCGTGGTGCGCGCCAGCGAGATCTACGGGCGGGACGGCCCCTACGCGATCGCAGACCAGTTGAACGATGCCATCGCGATGGGTGACTGGACCTCGTATGTCAACTTGCCCAAAGCGATCGAAGCCGTCCAAGTGGCAGACCTTCAGGCGGTCGCCAAAAAGTACTTCACCGCACGCAGCAGCACCACCGGGTGGTATGTCCCGAGCAGTCACAAGGCCATGGCCAGCCTGTCGCCACACCGCGGACTCCAGTATTACCGCGAACCGGGCCTTGAGCTCTTTGAGCCACATCAAGCCGAAACCGACACCGACAACACGCCCCCCGCTCCAGGCGCCAGCCAAGTCAACTTCTCGGAGAAGATGCAAGTCGCGGACGTGAACGGCATTCAGGTCATTGCCATCGGGATGCCGGTCGAGGGCATCGTTTCATTCGTGGGCAGCATTGCCGCAGGCGACAGTTTCAGCCCGGAAAGCGCACCTACGCTGGCAGGTATGACCGCATCCATGCTGGACAAGGGCACGCAGAAACAAGACCGCTTTGCCATTGCCGAGAAGCTCGACCAACTGGGCGCTGGCATCAGCTTTGGCACCGGAGCACATAGCCTGAGCTTCTCGGGCAAATTCCTGCGACCCGATGCCGGAGCGGTGATGGACCTGCTGGCCGAGCAACTCCGCGAACCGGCATTCGACCCGAAGGTGCTGGAAAGCTTGAAAAGCCGTTCCATTGCCGGATTCCTCCAAGCCATGGACAGCCCGGATTACCGGGCCGAAGCCGAACTGAGTCGCCTCCTTTACGAACCCGGCCATCCGAACTACACCACTCCTCTCGAAAGCCTGATGGAAGGTGTCAAAGGCACCACGGTGGAAGACCTGGCAACATTCCACAAGCAATACTATGGCCCGAAATCCCTGCGCCTGGTCTTTGCCGGTGACATCGATTTCGAGCAATTGAAAGCCGCCGTCGCGAGCGCCTTTGATGGATGGGAAGGCGGGGTCGACTACCGGACGGTTGCGGACGGCCAACAGCCCCGCACCTCCCAGGTGGAGAAGATCACGATTCCGGACAAGACCAGTGTCTCCGTTCGCTTCGGACAAACCACCGGACTCCAGCGCACCGCGCCGGACTACATCCCGTTCATGGTCGGGAATTACATTCTCGGTGGCAGCTTCCAATCGCGACTCAACACCGAAGTACGCAAGAACCGTGGCCTGACCTACCACATACGCAGCTACCACGAGGGCGATATCCTGACCCCGGGCAACTGGGCCCTGCAAGCCAGCTTTGCCCCCTCCATGCTCGAAGAAGGAATCACTGCGACCCAGTCCGTCATCAATGAGTGGTATGCAAAGGGCGTGAGCGAAGCGGAAGTCCGTGCAGCCGTCACCACACTTTCCGGTTCCTACCTGGTAGGATTATCCACGACCGCCAGCGTGGCCGGACAGGTCCACAGTTTCGTCCAACGCGGCTTCGCACCGGAGTACATCGACGCCTACCCTCTGCAACTCAAAGGCCTGGACGCGCCCCAGGTAAATCAGGCGATCCATCAATATTTCGACCCAAGTGCACTCGTCGAAGTGGCTGCCGGCTCCATCAATGCCCCACAGCCCGCATCGTCATCCGCAACCCGGAAGGTAAGCGTACGTCTGGACACGCCGGATGCCGGATGGAAGATACGGATTGAAAAAGTCTACCAGAGCGGAGATGCCATCCTCGTGCTCTCCAAGCTCAGCCATTCCGGAGAAATCGCCAGCCAGGTCATCACAACCGTAGCCGACAGCGTTCCCTTGCCTCTCGACCGCGAATTACCGGCCCGGCATTATATCCTGGGGAAGAATTGGAACTGGGGCGACGACAGCAGCGGTTATCAGTTCATCGACTCGGCCGATGCCATCCGTGAGAGCTTGGAAGGCGCGACGCTACTTTACGAGGCGCCGTAA